GCTCACCTGCTGCCCCTCCGGCAGAAGAGCCAGCTGAAGAGGAAACAACTGAAGATACAGAAGAATAATACAAAACATAAAGCCGGTCACACTCCGTTTCCATGAGTGTGACCGGCTTTATATCTGCTCAAAAATGAAAAACCTCCTGCAATTTTCATCACAGGAGGTTTTTCATTTCCATTCATTGATTTTTAAGCTGCGACACCATTTTCTTTCTTTTTTCATCTTCGATCCGTTTTATGTAGGCTTCACCATGTTCTTCGATAAAACGGACTTCCTGTTTTCTTTCAGCATGCGCAGTCTTCAGAAACATAATAAAACTGATGATGATCCCGCCAATTGCAATATCGATCCAGATTGGAAACATCCTTTCCCCTCCTGCATTTAATCAGCTCAAGAGCCGTTTATAGAGGGTATGTTTCCACCCTTTCTCTTATGCGTCTTCAAATGGATCATCGTATAGGTGTGGACGGTAAAATGTACGGTTTTCAAGGGCAAATACGCGCTCTGTAAATTCACCGGGCTTCGTCCGCTGAATGACACGGTCCATCATAATCATTTTTGCGTCCAGATTGTCAATGTAATGAAGTATTTCTGCTTCCCTTAGCATTGGCGGCTTTGGTGAGCCCCATTCTGCTTTCCCGTGGTGGGATAAAATCATGTGCTGAAGCATCAGCACCTCTTCCCCTTCCACTTCAAGCTCTTTCGCTGCTTCAGCAATTTCATTCACCATGATTGAAATATGCCCCAGAAGATTACCTTCAAGCGTATAGGTCGCTGATACGGCACCTGACAGCTCCTTCACTTTGCCCATATCATGAAGAATCACTCCTGCATACAGAAGATCCTTATTCAGATTTGGATAAAGCTCTGTCAGTGATTTCGCGATTTTCAGCATCGAGACAACGTGGTAAGCAAGTCCTGACACGAACTCATGATGATTTTTCGTTGCTGCCGGAAACTCGAGAAATGCCTTTTGATACTTTTTGACCAAATGACGTGTAATTCTTTGAATAACAGGGTTTTTCATCTCAAAAATATACTGGGTCAGCTCTTCCGTCATTTCATCTTTTGATAGTGGTGCGGTTTCAAGGAATTCTCCCATTTGCACGTTATCAGTCGCTGAAGCCGGACGGATCTGCTTTAATCTGAGCTGATTTTTGCCTCTGTAATTATGAATTTCACCTGCAACCTTAACAATGGTCTGAGGCTGAAATCTTTTTTCTTCTTCATCCCCTGCATCCCACAGCTTTGCTTCAATTTCCCCGCTGCGATCCTGAAAAATCAGGGTTAAAAATGGCTTTCCAGCCGTTGTAACACCCTTGGTTGTTTGTTTAATCAACAGGAATTGTTCAACCTGATCCCCTGCATTTAAAAATGTGATGCCTTTCATCTCTTCGCCATCTCCTTTACATGGAATTGCCTTTTCAGGCGTTCTTCAGGCGGAACAAACGTTCTTTATTAGTATAACAGATAAACAGTCCTGACACATATGAAGCCGAGACGTATGAATTAGCTCGTCTTCTCACGCTTTGAAAGCTGAAGTGCTTTTTTAAGGTCTTTGATGGATGACGAATTTCCATACATCAGTACACCACCACGATACACTTTTGCGCCAAACCATCCAAGCAGTAAAATTGTGATCAGCATCAGCACAATCGCGATCACCGGTTCCCAAATCGAAATGTCCAGCATTCCGACACGGGTAAACATGACGAGCGGACTGAAGAAAGGAATATAAGATGTGATGGTAATAAGAGCTGTCTCAGGCTCCGCCAGACCGTAAAAGGCCAAGAGTGCTCCACCGACCACCAGGAGATTAACAGGCAGCAGCACCTGCTGAAGATCCTCTGTCCTGCTCACGAGAGAGCCTAAAAATGCAGCAAGTGAAGCGAACAAAAAGTATCCGAGAATATAAAAGATCACCGCAAAAACGATGGTAACGATTGAGCCGGAGGAAAAGTCAAACAGCGAATAAATCCCGCCTTCAAAAGAATCCTGGCTCAGATTAACGGAAAGAATACCGATCCCTGCCCAGATCGTCAGCTGTGTCAGTCCGACAAGACCGATCCCGGCAATTTTAGCAAAAATCTGCTGGATAGGTGAAACGCTTGAGATCAGGATTTCCATTACCCGTGATGATTTTTCATTCGCTACTTCCGTTGCGATCATCATTGAATATATCAGCACAGACATATAAATCACAAAAATCAGGATATAGACGAGTCCTCTCGCCTGATCAAGTTCAGCGGCAGATCTTGCTGAATCCACATAAGCCGATTCTGCAAATGAAACAGGAAGATTCAAGGTTGCCAGCTCATCGGCACTTAACCCCAGTCGGTTCGCAGCGATGTTGGACTGAATCGTCTGAAGTGCAGCCTGCAAGTCATTTGAATAGGAATTGGCTGTTAAAGATTTCGAAATGTATTCAGCCTTTATTTTTCCGCTCTCCGCCATATCAACAATCAGAAGCGCGTCAAATTCCCCTGCTTCTAACTCCTCTTGCAGAACAGCCTGATTTTTATCTTCGGTTGAAACGGCAATAGAGCTGTTGATAATCGCTGTCTGATCCGCGATAAGTGAAGCGATCTGAGGTTCTTCCTCATAAACGACGACTTCCCAACTGCCTTCTCCACCGTTACGATCAGACGAAAAAATATCGGCAATCGACTGAAAATTCGTTCCGATGATAATGGCAAGAGCAAATAGCGCAGTTGTGATGATAAATGATCTGGATTTAATTTTTCCTATGTATGATTTCGCCAGAATCAGACCGAATCTATTCAAATGAAGCACCTGCCTTCTCAATAAAGATATCATTCAGCGACGGTTCTTCAAGTGAAAACTGCCGGATGAAACCCCTTCCCTGAATGGACTGCAGAATGTTTTGTGAGACATCTTCGTTTTCAATCTGAAGAATCACACCGCCAATCACCGTTTTCAATTTCACTACGCCAGGAAAATCTTTGAGCTCTGATAAGTCCATATCCGATCTAATCACCAGATTTTTCTTACCAAATGCCTTTTTTATCTCAAGCAGACGGCCTTTCACGATCGGTTTTCCATGATGAATGATGCACAGACTTTCACATAATTCCTCCACATGCTCCATCCGGTGACTCGAAAAAACAATGGTGGTGCCGCTGTTCTTAAGATCCGTTACGGCTTCTTTTAAAAGCTCGACATTGACAGGATCAAGTCCACTAAACGGTTCATCAAGGATGAGCAGCTCCGGCTTATGTATAACTGAAGCGATAAACTGGATTTTCTGCTGGTTCCCTTTAGACAGCTCCTCTACTTTCTTATTTTCATAATCCGGAACTTTAAATCGGGCAAGCCAGGCTTTCAGTTCTTTTTCAGCTTCTTTTTTATCCATTCCTCTTAATCTTGCAAGGTAGACAATTTGCTCCTTCACTTTCATTTTCGGGTAGAGACCTCTTTCCTCCGGCAGATACCCGATTTTCTGACTGTTATGGTAACCGATTTTGTCATTGTTCCACGTAACTGAACCATTTGTTGAATCAATAAGCCCAAGAATCATCCGGAAGGTCGTCGTTTTTCCTGCACCATTTGCGCCAAGAAATCCAAACAGCTCCCCTTTATTTATTTCAAGTGACAGCTGATCAACAGCTGTATGGTCACCAAATCTCTTTGTAACATGATCAATATGCAGCATCTCCCAAACCTCCTCTGTCCCTATCATTATTCTATACGTATTATATAGAAAAAAGTTCATTTTTTCCTGACTTTCAAAACTTTACGGAAGTTACCGGCTGTGTAAAAATAAAAGAGCGGACAAAGAGAGGAGATGGTAGACGTGGATATTTACAAGATCACCGTTTTTGATCCGAAGGGAGAACTTCTTTTTGAAGATTCCTTCGAGGCAAAGGAAGACGATGAAGCGAAACAGATCGGTGAAAAGAAGCTTGAAGAGCAGGGTTACATAGAACATACTCACCGTGTTGTATCCCCGAGAGGCAAACTGGTTTTATTTCACAGCTAACCAATTGGACATGATCGCAATAATGGAGGTGGGGCAACTCTTATCAGAGTCGTCCCACCTCCATTTCATTTTCAATCTTTACTGTCCTTTAAAAGCAGGTTTTCTTTTATGCACGAATGCATTGATTCCCTCAAGATGATCTTCCGTCTGCCTCATTCTCCACTGTGCTTCTTCTTCCATTTCAAGCGTTGACTCAAGCTCTTTCAGCCTGCTTGCACGCAGAATAGCCTTCGTCTCAAGCATCGCTTTAAGCGGACTGCTACTGAATCGGCTGACATAAGCTTCTGCTTCAGTAACGGCACGTCCCTCTGCCGTTACACGGTCAATCAGCCCGAATGAATGAGCTTCGTGGGCATTCATCACGTCCCCTCTCCAGATCGCGTGCATCGCCTTATGAGACCCGACTCTTTCCTGCATCAGAAAATGACCGCCACCGTCAGGCACAAGACCAATACCGATGAAGTTCATCGCAAGCTTACTCTGCTCTTCAGCAATCAGAACATCACACGCCAGTGCCAGACTCAGACCAAGACCCGCAGCAGCACCGTGGATCGCACTAATCGTAATTTTCGGCATGGCATAAAGCGTGGTTGAAAGTTCTTTGATCACTTTCATAAACGTTTTAAATTCTTCCTCACCACTCATCGTCAGCATCCCTTTAATATCACCGCCGGAGCAAAACCCTTTTCCTTCCCCTTTTAACACCACGATTTGCAGGTCTGCATTACGTGAAATCTCCTTCAGCACATCAAGAAGCTCAGACATTAACTCCATATTCAACGCATTCAGACTTTCAGGCCTGTTCAGTGATACCCATGCCGTTTTTCCTTCAGTTTTCACGTAAAGTGTTTTATAGCTGTTCGTCAATTCCATTTTTCCATCCCCCTTAAAAATGAATGATCATTCATTTTATCATTCTCTACGCCTTTCATAAAATCCTTCTTTTTTTTAAAAGATTCTTATTCTGGCGCGCGATACTGTAATCTCCACATAGATTAATAAGAAAAAATACCTATTATTATTATTTTTTTAGTCTAATTGATGTAAACGTTTATCAATTTCAGACGATATAAAATAAGATTTGATACTAAGGAGGATTTTTCATGAAGTGGCTAACATCAAGGGAGAAAAAACATAAAGAAGACTTATTAACACTTGCTGAAAAGCAGTCTGTAACGATTACACTGCCAAAAGAAGCAACCACTGCAGCCCAGATCAGTATGATCGCTTTGCAGAAAGAAGATCTTCAGGTGCTTGCAGCC
The nucleotide sequence above comes from Jeotgalibacillus aurantiacus. Encoded proteins:
- a CDS encoding enoyl-CoA hydratase translates to MELTNSYKTLYVKTEGKTAWVSLNRPESLNALNMELMSELLDVLKEISRNADLQIVVLKGEGKGFCSGGDIKGMLTMSGEEEFKTFMKVIKELSTTLYAMPKITISAIHGAAAGLGLSLALACDVLIAEEQSKLAMNFIGIGLVPDGGGHFLMQERVGSHKAMHAIWRGDVMNAHEAHSFGLIDRVTAEGRAVTEAEAYVSRFSSSPLKAMLETKAILRASRLKELESTLEMEEEAQWRMRQTEDHLEGINAFVHKRKPAFKGQ
- a CDS encoding YhzD family protein, with translation MDIYKITVFDPKGELLFEDSFEAKEDDEAKQIGEKKLEEQGYIEHTHRVVSPRGKLVLFHS
- the yhaM gene encoding 3'-5' exoribonuclease YhaM is translated as MKGITFLNAGDQVEQFLLIKQTTKGVTTAGKPFLTLIFQDRSGEIEAKLWDAGDEEEKRFQPQTIVKVAGEIHNYRGKNQLRLKQIRPASATDNVQMGEFLETAPLSKDEMTEELTQYIFEMKNPVIQRITRHLVKKYQKAFLEFPAATKNHHEFVSGLAYHVVSMLKIAKSLTELYPNLNKDLLYAGVILHDMGKVKELSGAVSATYTLEGNLLGHISIMVNEIAEAAKELEVEGEEVLMLQHMILSHHGKAEWGSPKPPMLREAEILHYIDNLDAKMIMMDRVIQRTKPGEFTERVFALENRTFYRPHLYDDPFEDA
- a CDS encoding sporulation YhaL family protein, with protein sequence MFPIWIDIAIGGIIISFIMFLKTAHAERKQEVRFIEEHGEAYIKRIEDEKRKKMVSQLKNQ
- a CDS encoding ABC transporter ATP-binding protein, which encodes MLHIDHVTKRFGDHTAVDQLSLEINKGELFGFLGANGAGKTTTFRMILGLIDSTNGSVTWNNDKIGYHNSQKIGYLPEERGLYPKMKVKEQIVYLARLRGMDKKEAEKELKAWLARFKVPDYENKKVEELSKGNQQKIQFIASVIHKPELLILDEPFSGLDPVNVELLKEAVTDLKNSGTTIVFSSHRMEHVEELCESLCIIHHGKPIVKGRLLEIKKAFGKKNLVIRSDMDLSELKDFPGVVKLKTVIGGVILQIENEDVSQNILQSIQGRGFIRQFSLEEPSLNDIFIEKAGASFE
- a CDS encoding ABC transporter permease; translation: MNRFGLILAKSYIGKIKSRSFIITTALFALAIIIGTNFQSIADIFSSDRNGGEGSWEVVVYEEEPQIASLIADQTAIINSSIAVSTEDKNQAVLQEELEAGEFDALLIVDMAESGKIKAEYISKSLTANSYSNDLQAALQTIQSNIAANRLGLSADELATLNLPVSFAESAYVDSARSAAELDQARGLVYILIFVIYMSVLIYSMMIATEVANEKSSRVMEILISSVSPIQQIFAKIAGIGLVGLTQLTIWAGIGILSVNLSQDSFEGGIYSLFDFSSGSIVTIVFAVIFYILGYFLFASLAAFLGSLVSRTEDLQQVLLPVNLLVVGGALLAFYGLAEPETALITITSYIPFFSPLVMFTRVGMLDISIWEPVIAIVLMLITILLLGWFGAKVYRGGVLMYGNSSSIKDLKKALQLSKREKTS